One segment of Pseudomonadota bacterium DNA contains the following:
- the pcm gene encoding protein-L-isoaspartate O-methyltransferase (catalyzes the methyl esterification of L-isoaspartyl residues that are formed in damaged proteins): MNSLRHSGIGMTSARTRERLVKRLVSQGVQSPAVLDRIRNVPRHLFVDEALATRAYEDTALPIGHGQTIS; this comes from the coding sequence ATGAATTCCTTACGACATAGCGGCATCGGCATGACGTCCGCGCGTACCCGTGAGAGACTGGTTAAGCGACTGGTGAGCCAAGGGGTTCAGAGTCCGGCGGTGCTGGATCGAATCCGCAACGTGCCTCGCCATTTGTTCGTCGACGAAGCGCTCGCGACACGCGCTTATGAAGACACGGCGCTGCCGATAGGGCATGGCCAGACCATTTCGC